The following DNA comes from Armatimonadota bacterium.
CGCACTCGGCGTGAAGACGCGTCATAAGAAAAAGTCGTCGAATCGGCTTATTATCCAGCGTCGTAAGAAGAAACGCAGGTAGATATGGGACGTTCACTGAAGAAAGGACCATTCACTGACGAGAAGCTTCTCAAGAAGGTTCGTGCGCTCAAGCGCGGTGATCAGACCGTCATCAAGACGTGGTCGCGTGCGTCCATGATCGCACCCGAGATGGTTGGTTTTACTATCGGTGTCCACAACGGAAAGGAGCATATCCCCGTTTTCATCACTGAGGATATGGTTGGTTTCCGGCTTGGGGAGTTTTCGCCGACGCGGAAGTTCGTCCGGCACGGTGGGAAGCTCCAGAAACAGGTCGAGGAGAAGACGCGAGCGAAGAGCACGTAGAACTCTCTGGTTTGCTTATGCAAGTGACTGCGAAACTGCGTTATCTAAATATGAGTCCCCGAAAAGTTCGCCGAGTGGCAAGGCTCCTCCCGGGGCTTCCTGTGGGACGTGCGGAAGCTGAGCTCAGCGCGCGAAGTGAACTCGCCGCGAAGCCACTCAAGAAGCTTCTGCAGTCCGCGGTCGCTAACGCCCGCTCGCTCACCGACGTCGCACCCGAGCAGATGCACGTGCTTTCGTGTCGTGTCGATCAAGGACCGACGTTGAAGCGCTTTCGCCCGCGTTCTCGAGGAATGGTGCATCCCATTGGGCGACGGACGAGCCATGTCTTCATCGCTTTACGCATGCCGGATACGGAACGGAAGCAGAAGGTAGAGGTAAAAGCCGCGACGTCAGTACCGCAAGAGGAAGTCGGAGAAGAGGGTACGCGTGATCGAGATCGTGGGCTGCGGCCGACGAAAAAGGGCGAGGAGAAGAAAAAGGCACGCCTACGGACGCCGAAGATCGGTCGTCGTATCTTCCGCAGGAAATCAGTGTAAATTGTAGGCAGAACGATTATGGGCAATAAGGTTCATCCAATTGCATTTCGGCTCGGCGTGAACCGCGGGTGGTCCTCGCGTTGGTTCTCGACGCGTTTATTCAAACAGTATCTTCGTGAAGATGTTCTGCTTTTGCAGTGGTTGCGCAAGAAAGTACGCCGTGCGTATGTCACCGAGGTGAACATAGAACGTTTGAGTGGAGGAAAACTTGAGTTGACGATCTATACTGCCCGCCCCGGTATTCTTATCGGGAGAGGAGGAGGTGGCATTGAAGAACTACGTAAGGCGGTACGCGAGAAGCTCTCCGAGATCCGCGGAGAGCCGATGGAGGAAGAGATCCGTATCGAGGTACAGGACGTGCGAAACCCCGACGCGCATGCCGCCGTCCTCGCGCAGTCGATTGCCGAGCAACTCGAACGACGCCTACCGTTCCGCCGTATAATCAACCGTACCTTGGAGCGAGCGCTCGTCGCTAAGGGCGTCGAGGGGGCCAAGATTCAGATTAGCGGACGCCTCGGTGGCATGGAGATGTCGCGGCGCGAATGGGTCAAAGGCGGAAAAGTGCCGTTGCAGACGATTCGTGCCGATATCGATTACGTGCAAGATGAAGCGTACACTACGTGGGGCGTGATAGGAGTAAAAGTGTGGTTGTACAAGGGGGAGGTATTCGAGGAAAAGAAGAAAAAACGCCAAGGTGAGCAAATTCATGAGCGACCGTAAGGGTTTATATCTATGCTTTTCCCAAAGAAAATGAAGCATCGGAAGTGGCACAAAGTCCGCGCGCGCGCGGTACGTTCCGGCCGTGGCACGACACTCGCGTTCGGTAATTACGGCTTGAAAGCAGTAGAGGGCGCGCGCATCACCTCGCGGCAGCTTGAAGCCTCGAGGCGTGTGATTGTGCGCGCCGTGCGCAAACGCGGGAAAATGTGGATCCGAATTTTTCCAGACCATCCCGTTACCCGAAAGGGCAATGAGGTGCCGATGGGTGGAGGGAAGGGCGCCGTCGACCACTACGTCGCACCCGTGAAGCCGGGGCGCGTCCTCTTCGAGGTGGATGGGATTCCCGAGGAGATCGCACGTGAAACTTTCCGCCTTGCCGGCCACAAACTTCCTCTCAAGACCTTGTTTGTGAAGCGCGAGGGAAAATCATGAAAGCACAGGAAATCCGAACGAAGAAGGATGCAGAACTCGTACGCGATCTTGCCGAAACGCGCGAACAGCTTCGGCAAGCGCGTTTCGAGCTGGCTGCGGGGCGCGTGAAGAATATCCGTATTGTTCAGGAGTTGAGGCGCACGATCGCGCGCATTCTCACAGCCCTTGCGGAACGGAAGCAATCTGCGTAGAGTATTCCAGGTATGCCCGAGGAGACATCTCTTAAAGAAGCGAATAAAGAAGCGAAGCACCGCAGGCGCGTGCGCGGCGTCGTGGTGCGCTCAGCAATGGAGAAGACGGTGACGGTTCAGGTGGAACGGCTTTTCCGACATCCACGCGTGGGGCGGGTGATGCGGCGTTCACGGAAGTTCCTCGTGCATGACGCGCAAGGCCGTGCACATCTGGGTGACACCGTGCTTATCGAGGAGACGCGGCCACGCTCGCGGCGGAAACGCTGGAAGGTGGTCGACGTACTTGAGCGAGCAGTGACGCCAGGAGAGCAGGACGAGGTAATAGAGGAGACTTCTCGTGTATGATCCAGCCTCAATCTATACTCAAAGTTGCCGATAATAGTGGTGCCAAGCGCATTCAGTGCATCACTGTTCTTGGCAGTACAGGACGCCGTTACGCACAGCTCGGTGACCTCATTGTGGCATCCGTCAAGCTTGCCGAGCCTCGCAAGAGCGTGAAGAAGGGACAGGTGGTGCGTGCAGTCATCGTTCGGCAGAGACGGCCGTACCGGAGAAGCGACGGCTCCTCCATTCGTTTTGATGAGAATGCGGCAGTCATTGTCGACGGCCATGAGCCGCGAGGGGGACGCATCTTCGGACCCGTAGCGCGCGAGCTGCGCGAGCGAGGATTTCGTAAGATCGTTTCGCTTGCACCGGAAGTGCTGTAGTATGCTCAAGATCAAAAAGGGAGATACCATTTATGTCATTACTGGCAAGGACCGTGGGAAGACCGGGAAGGTTTTGCGTGTGTCACCGACCAAAGGACGTATTATGGTGGAGGGCATCGCACTCCAGACGCGGCACCGGCGACCTCGACGCGCAGGAGAGAAGGGGCAGCGTGTGACTATTCCCGGTATGGTTGATATCTCGAACGTGAAGCTTCTGTGTGCGACATGCAACAAGCCGACGCGCGTTGGTATGCACATCGAAGGTGGCCGCAAGCAGCGCGTCTGTAAGAAGTGTGGAGCGTCTGTTTCGTAGTATTGGGATATGGAAATAATGAGTGGCCAAAAACTACGCGACGGGCTCTTAAAGAGTCTTGGGCGCACGAACCCTTTCGCGTTACCGCGTATTGATCGCGTCGTCGTCAATACCGGCGTGGGGAAGCGTGCCGTTGCCGGCGGGAAGAAGGTACTCGAGCCCTTAGTGAAGGATCTTGCACGTATCACGGGACAGCAACCAGTCGTGCGCCCGGCGCGCAAGTCCGTGGCTTCCTTCAAGTTGCGCGAGGGCATGCCTGCGGGGCTCATGGTGACGCTGCGCGGAAAAGCAGCGGACGATTTCCTCACACGCCTTATCCGCCTCACCTTGCCGCGCATGCGTGATTTCCGCGGCATCCCGCTTCGATCCATCGATGAGGGCGGTAATCTTACCATCGGTATTTCCGAGCAGACGATTTTTCCAGAAACGGACGAGGATCCTACGGGAATCAGTTTTGGCTTTGAAATCACGATTGTGACGACTGCGCAGAACCGCGAAGAAGCCGAGACGCTTTTTCGGCTCATGGGATTTCCGCTTCAAGGTGACCAACGACAAACGACTGACAACTAACAACAAGTTTTCGTCTATGGCTCATTTCATTTGTCGTTACGCTGTCGTAGGTTGTAAGTCGTAGGTTGTGGGTTACGAAGTATGGCGAAGAAGTCACAAATCGTTAAATCGCAAAAGAAACCTAAATTCTCGACGCGTATCGTGCGTCGGTGCTTCCGGTGTGGTCGGCGTCGCGGGTACATGGGCGATTTCGACCTCTGCCGTATTTGTTTTCGTGAGCTGGTCCGTAAAGGAGAGATTCCGGGTTTTCGTAAAGCGTCTTGGTAGCATGCCGCCAACCGACCCCATCGCCGATTTCCTCACCCGTCTACGCAACGCGAGTGCTGTGGGAAAGCTCGAAGTCCGCACTCCTTATGCGAAGATGCTTGAGAGAATCGCTACGGTTCTTGCAAAAGAGGCTTTTATTGAGCGCGTTGAGCATCGTGGACGCGGTCCCCGCAAGGTACTCGTGGTGTATTTGCGCTACATCGACGGTAAGCCAGCAATCGAGAATCTCCGCCGCGTCTCGCGTCCCGGCAAGCGTATTTATGCATCCGCGAAGGATTTGCGGCCCGTGAAATCGGGGTATGGTATCTTGGTGCTTTCAACCCCGCAGGGCCTTTTCACGAATCGTGAAGCGCGAAAGCGCAATGTCGGAGGCGAGATAGTCTGTGAGGTATGGTAACGACCATGAAACATGAGTAGGATTGGTCGACAACCGATTACGCTGCCCGAAGGCGTGAAAGCGACGATAAGGGAGGATGAGGTGGTTGTTGAGGGTTCGCTGGGGAAGATTACAGTTCCTCTGCCCGCAGAGATTACGGTACAGGAGAACGATGGCTCGTTAACGCTCTCGCCGACGAGGGAAACAAAGCGTACGCGTGCGCTCTGGGGACTGACGCGTTCGTTGCTGGCGAACGCGGTTGAGGGCGTCACTCAAGGCTTCATCCGACGTCTTATCATCGAGGGTATCGGTTACCGTGCGAATCTCGAGGGCGAGACGTTGATACTCTTGTTGGGGTTCTCGCATCCGGTGCGCGTTGAGGCGCCGGAAGGGATTACGTTCGCGGTCGAGAAGAATACCATTTCCGTCTCCGGTATCGACAAGCAGCTTGTTGGCAATACCGCAGCAACCATTCGCGCTTTCCGAAAACCCGAGCCCTATAAAGGCAAGGGTATCCGTTGGGAGGATGAGGTGGTCCGACGTAAGGCCGGAAAGAGGGCGGCCACCACCGCGTAGCGTTTTGTATATGCGTTCCAAGTCAGCACAACGTCAACAGGGTCGTCTGCGCCGCCACCGGCGTGTTCGTGCACGCGTTTCCGGCACGAGTGAGCGTCCTCGCCTCGCAGTGTTCCGTTCAAGCAAGCATATCGTCGCCCAACTTATCGACGATGCGGCACAACAGACGCTCGCAGCGGCTTCTGATCAGGAGTTGAAGCGCGTGACGGTAGCGAAAGGCGTGAGTAAGCAGATGGCGAAAGCAGCGGCCGTTGGAGTCCTTGTTGCAGAGCGCGCGAAAAAGGCAGGGATCAGCGAGGCCGTGTTCGACCGGGGGGGCTTCGCATACCATGGAAGAGTGAAGGCACTTGCTGAGAGCGCACGTAAACTCGGACTCAAATTCTTACCGACGAGATAGATATGCCGACATCCACGCCGCCAAAATCGACCTCACCCCCGCGCCGCTCGCGCCCTCCACAACGCGGAAGGAGACCC
Coding sequences within:
- a CDS encoding type Z 30S ribosomal protein S14; translated protein: MAKKSQIVKSQKKPKFSTRIVRRCFRCGRRRGYMGDFDLCRICFRELVRKGEIPGFRKASW
- the rpsH gene encoding 30S ribosomal protein S8, with protein sequence MPPTDPIADFLTRLRNASAVGKLEVRTPYAKMLERIATVLAKEAFIERVEHRGRGPRKVLVVYLRYIDGKPAIENLRRVSRPGKRIYASAKDLRPVKSGYGILVLSTPQGLFTNREARKRNVGGEIVCEVW
- the rpsS gene encoding 30S ribosomal protein S19 is translated as MGRSLKKGPFTDEKLLKKVRALKRGDQTVIKTWSRASMIAPEMVGFTIGVHNGKEHIPVFITEDMVGFRLGEFSPTRKFVRHGGKLQKQVEEKTRAKST
- a CDS encoding 50S ribosomal protein L18, with protein sequence MRSKSAQRQQGRLRRHRRVRARVSGTSERPRLAVFRSSKHIVAQLIDDAAQQTLAAASDQELKRVTVAKGVSKQMAKAAAVGVLVAERAKKAGISEAVFDRGGFAYHGRVKALAESARKLGLKFLPTR
- the rpmC gene encoding 50S ribosomal protein L29 yields the protein MKAQEIRTKKDAELVRDLAETREQLRQARFELAAGRVKNIRIVQELRRTIARILTALAERKQSA
- the rpsC gene encoding 30S ribosomal protein S3, with the translated sequence MGNKVHPIAFRLGVNRGWSSRWFSTRLFKQYLREDVLLLQWLRKKVRRAYVTEVNIERLSGGKLELTIYTARPGILIGRGGGGIEELRKAVREKLSEIRGEPMEEEIRIEVQDVRNPDAHAAVLAQSIAEQLERRLPFRRIINRTLERALVAKGVEGAKIQISGRLGGMEMSRREWVKGGKVPLQTIRADIDYVQDEAYTTWGVIGVKVWLYKGEVFEEKKKKRQGEQIHERP
- the rplF gene encoding 50S ribosomal protein L6 — protein: MSRIGRQPITLPEGVKATIREDEVVVEGSLGKITVPLPAEITVQENDGSLTLSPTRETKRTRALWGLTRSLLANAVEGVTQGFIRRLIIEGIGYRANLEGETLILLLGFSHPVRVEAPEGITFAVEKNTISVSGIDKQLVGNTAATIRAFRKPEPYKGKGIRWEDEVVRRKAGKRAATTA
- the rplP gene encoding 50S ribosomal protein L16 encodes the protein MLFPKKMKHRKWHKVRARAVRSGRGTTLAFGNYGLKAVEGARITSRQLEASRRVIVRAVRKRGKMWIRIFPDHPVTRKGNEVPMGGGKGAVDHYVAPVKPGRVLFEVDGIPEEIARETFRLAGHKLPLKTLFVKREGKS
- the rplV gene encoding 50S ribosomal protein L22; this encodes MTAKLRYLNMSPRKVRRVARLLPGLPVGRAEAELSARSELAAKPLKKLLQSAVANARSLTDVAPEQMHVLSCRVDQGPTLKRFRPRSRGMVHPIGRRTSHVFIALRMPDTERKQKVEVKAATSVPQEEVGEEGTRDRDRGLRPTKKGEEKKKARLRTPKIGRRIFRRKSV
- a CDS encoding 50S ribosomal protein L24, with the translated sequence MLKIKKGDTIYVITGKDRGKTGKVLRVSPTKGRIMVEGIALQTRHRRPRRAGEKGQRVTIPGMVDISNVKLLCATCNKPTRVGMHIEGGRKQRVCKKCGASVS
- the rpsQ gene encoding 30S ribosomal protein S17; this encodes MPEETSLKEANKEAKHRRRVRGVVVRSAMEKTVTVQVERLFRHPRVGRVMRRSRKFLVHDAQGRAHLGDTVLIEETRPRSRRKRWKVVDVLERAVTPGEQDEVIEETSRV
- the rplE gene encoding 50S ribosomal protein L5, giving the protein MEIMSGQKLRDGLLKSLGRTNPFALPRIDRVVVNTGVGKRAVAGGKKVLEPLVKDLARITGQQPVVRPARKSVASFKLREGMPAGLMVTLRGKAADDFLTRLIRLTLPRMRDFRGIPLRSIDEGGNLTIGISEQTIFPETDEDPTGISFGFEITIVTTAQNREEAETLFRLMGFPLQGDQRQTTDN
- the rplN gene encoding 50S ribosomal protein L14, encoding MIQPQSILKVADNSGAKRIQCITVLGSTGRRYAQLGDLIVASVKLAEPRKSVKKGQVVRAVIVRQRRPYRRSDGSSIRFDENAAVIVDGHEPRGGRIFGPVARELRERGFRKIVSLAPEVL